In Miscanthus floridulus cultivar M001 chromosome 5, ASM1932011v1, whole genome shotgun sequence, one genomic interval encodes:
- the LOC136451143 gene encoding CAAX prenyl protease 2-like yields the protein MATPASLHPASPPAISGVVAVAACAAMAVSYVTVLYAPMVILRFPPPTSLRTFLHRRFACAAVASAASALATVSLLRVWSLSDFADMFAVFGIRKDHLIQAVAIPLLLTSLVYAGSFVTRLWLLESSWGSGDEVEIGCAQRLAQWIQAAVADVMVWRNYVVAPFTEELVFRACMIPLLLCGGFKMSTIIFLSPVFFSLAHLNHLFELHQQGCNFMRSLLIVGVQLGYTVIFGWYAAFLFIRTGNLLCPIIAHVFCNMMGLPVFSSPRTKGAASVAFLAGSIAFFWLLFPATSPELFNSSFDRCSCWHGFCNWK from the exons ATGGCGACGCCGGCGAGCCTCCATCCCGCCTCGCCGCCGGCGATATCAGGCGTCGTGGCGGTGGCGGCATGCGCCGCCATGGCAGTATCCTACGTCACTGTCCTCTATGCTCCGATGGTCATCCTCCGCTTCCCGCCCCCGACCTCGCTCCGCACCTTCCTCCACCGTCGCTTCGCCTGCGCCGCCGTCGCATCCGCCGCCTCTGCCCTTGCCACCGTGTCCCTCCTCCGA GTCTGGAGCCTCAGCGACTTTGCTGATATGTTTGCTGTGTTCGGCATTAGGAAGGATCACTTG ATTCAGGCCGTGGCGATTCCACTTCTCCTTACATCCCTAGTGTATGCTGGGTCATTCGTCACTAGATTGTGGCTCCTAGAGAGTTCGTGGGGCAGTGGCGATGAGGTGGAGATAGGCTGCGCCCAGAGGCTTGCACAATGGATCCAAGCTGCTGTTGCGGATGTTATGGTTTGGCGGAACTATGTAGTG GCGCCATTTACTGAGGAGCTGGTTTTCAGGGCATGCATGATACCTCTTCTTCTATGCGGGGGATTCAAAATGTCTACAATTATATTTCTGAGTCCAGTCTTCTTCAGTCTAG CACACTTAAACCATTTATTCGAACTACACCAGCAGGGATGCAATTTTATGAGATCGCTACTGATTGTAG GTGTCCAGTTAGGCTACACTGTAATCTTTGGATGGTACGCTGCATTTTTGTTCATTCGAACAG gGAATCTGTTATGTCCAATTATTGCTCACGTCTTCTGTAATATGATGGGTTTGCCTGTTTTCTCGTCACCACGAACAAAAG GAGCGGCATCGGTAGCGTTTCTGGCTGGTTCAATAGCCTTCTTTTGGCTGCTTTTCCCTGCAACAAGTCCTGAACTGTTCAACAGCAGTTTTGATCGCTGCAGTTGCTGGCATGGCTTTTGCAATTGGAAATAA